Proteins co-encoded in one Aquincola tertiaricarbonis genomic window:
- a CDS encoding diguanylate cyclase — translation MDDVLKQCDDALARGRIDDARPLAEQLLRQPEHGELTPDAAPVLLRLAYCDVAQSRHQQAHARAAQVVRAAGRGGLPALEVEGLSLLTRMASVLGRTVESVESGLLATRLADGLATGAWTVQAYTALGFALGCARAYGDAEQAFHSAARLAEQQLAATAQLEVCVARSWIQAMRCFDEGRPAELSQVSAPLDTLAAQPRALQDPLTPGAAATLRPSGLVVRGLLQVWSGRVDEARALLVQGSALAPVSLGWMQAAYSWLAAEVALADQSLEVAAMHAARMAALSAEVGYLPLQCMGHELAATIYQRQGDLALAVAERERQLRCERRVRAHNLQGRAEVADLRLQARQGDERIKLLADQSMKFERWAHEDALTGIANLRRFNQCLAEWSQAGEDAGSPLCVALIDVDNFRDINNGFSYEVGNQALRGIAEEMSAHVRATDLAARWGGDEFAILFRDTDVETARQIALRLQDAVARHDWEAVAAGLRVGISVGVTEARVGDTKASLVARSEELMFTQKQARKRAEAEKAVAPLVLHTVTDWLRQARRVVLLAGQGSGPHADFGDLALLQSDPQAFRRRWTDWRQQMRGRKPSAAQVALVELAHALPQVMLVSERVDGLLTMAGAENEVALYGNAFRRRCNGCGKTNPSADVERCTTCGRPADDVRPDIVLPGEPVDSALHGAAALAMKRADVILVLDSDGALRSTRSMVDSATARGAKVVVLGQERHAWGAMADVTITAQPEVVLAVLLQHLQASPTTAPQADTPSIASLSKDGFAVLCFLTGQRGDSTGATLEQALQWKDWELANHLRTVPWMFPLTTPSSLDPAAPVPTRHDGAVLGAQAPVREGMLAALALMLRFYGFEWRDGEVKPTEDWRTGFATWAPTPTHHDLLISRMLGGLRLLGLRAEARQVLKAFETAALHYRGHDAHAPLRHWRLAVFGA, via the coding sequence ATGGACGACGTATTGAAGCAGTGCGACGACGCGCTGGCCCGGGGCAGGATCGACGACGCGCGACCTCTGGCGGAACAGCTGCTGCGGCAGCCCGAACACGGCGAACTGACGCCGGACGCGGCGCCCGTGCTGTTGCGTCTGGCCTATTGCGACGTGGCGCAATCGCGCCACCAGCAGGCGCATGCGCGTGCGGCGCAGGTGGTGCGGGCAGCGGGCAGGGGCGGACTGCCCGCCCTGGAGGTCGAAGGCCTGTCGCTGCTGACCCGCATGGCCAGTGTGCTGGGCCGCACGGTGGAATCGGTGGAGAGCGGCCTGCTGGCCACCCGCCTGGCCGATGGCCTGGCCACCGGCGCCTGGACGGTGCAGGCCTACACCGCGCTGGGCTTCGCGCTGGGGTGCGCCCGTGCCTACGGTGATGCGGAACAGGCTTTCCACAGCGCTGCCCGGCTGGCTGAACAGCAGCTCGCCGCGACGGCGCAGCTGGAGGTGTGTGTCGCGCGCTCATGGATACAGGCCATGCGCTGCTTCGACGAGGGTCGGCCCGCCGAGCTCAGCCAGGTGTCAGCGCCGCTCGACACGCTGGCGGCGCAGCCGCGTGCGCTGCAGGACCCGCTCACGCCCGGCGCCGCCGCCACCCTACGGCCATCGGGTCTGGTGGTGCGCGGCCTGCTGCAGGTGTGGTCGGGCCGGGTCGACGAAGCCCGTGCGCTGCTGGTGCAGGGCAGCGCGCTTGCACCGGTCTCGCTGGGCTGGATGCAGGCCGCCTACAGCTGGCTGGCGGCCGAAGTAGCGCTGGCGGACCAGTCGCTGGAGGTGGCCGCGATGCACGCAGCGCGCATGGCGGCCCTGTCGGCCGAGGTGGGCTACCTGCCACTTCAATGCATGGGCCACGAACTGGCAGCAACCATCTACCAGCGTCAGGGTGACCTGGCGCTGGCCGTGGCCGAGCGTGAACGCCAGCTGCGCTGCGAACGGCGCGTCCGCGCCCACAACCTGCAAGGCCGCGCTGAGGTGGCCGACTTGCGGCTGCAGGCGCGCCAAGGCGATGAGCGCATCAAGCTGCTGGCCGATCAATCGATGAAGTTCGAGCGCTGGGCCCACGAGGACGCGCTGACCGGCATTGCCAACCTGCGGCGCTTCAACCAGTGCCTGGCCGAATGGTCGCAGGCCGGCGAAGACGCCGGCAGCCCCTTGTGCGTGGCGCTGATCGACGTCGACAACTTCCGCGACATCAACAACGGCTTTTCGTACGAGGTGGGCAACCAGGCCTTGCGCGGCATCGCCGAAGAGATGTCGGCCCACGTGCGTGCCACGGACCTGGCCGCCCGCTGGGGCGGCGACGAATTCGCCATCCTGTTCCGCGACACCGATGTGGAGACCGCGCGCCAGATCGCGCTGCGGCTGCAGGACGCCGTGGCCCGGCACGACTGGGAGGCGGTGGCTGCGGGCCTGCGCGTGGGCATCTCCGTGGGCGTGACCGAGGCTCGGGTGGGCGACACCAAGGCCAGCCTGGTGGCGCGCAGCGAAGAGCTGATGTTCACGCAGAAGCAGGCCCGAAAACGCGCCGAAGCAGAGAAGGCCGTGGCCCCGCTGGTGCTGCATACCGTCACCGACTGGCTGCGCCAGGCCCGGCGCGTGGTGCTGCTGGCCGGCCAGGGCAGCGGGCCGCATGCCGACTTCGGCGACCTCGCGCTGCTGCAGTCCGATCCGCAGGCATTTCGCCGGCGATGGACCGACTGGCGCCAGCAGATGCGCGGGCGCAAGCCCAGCGCCGCCCAGGTGGCCCTGGTGGAACTGGCCCATGCTCTGCCGCAGGTCATGCTGGTGTCCGAGCGGGTGGATGGCCTGCTGACCATGGCCGGCGCCGAGAACGAGGTGGCGCTGTATGGCAACGCCTTCCGGCGCCGCTGCAACGGCTGTGGCAAGACCAACCCCAGCGCGGACGTGGAACGCTGCACCACCTGCGGCCGTCCGGCAGACGATGTGCGACCCGACATCGTGCTGCCCGGTGAGCCGGTGGACAGCGCGCTGCACGGGGCTGCTGCGCTGGCGATGAAGCGCGCCGACGTGATCCTGGTGCTGGACAGCGACGGCGCCCTGCGCTCCACGCGCTCGATGGTGGACAGCGCCACGGCGCGCGGGGCCAAGGTGGTGGTGCTCGGCCAGGAGCGGCATGCGTGGGGCGCCATGGCGGACGTGACCATCACAGCACAACCCGAGGTGGTGCTGGCCGTGCTGCTGCAGCACTTGCAGGCATCGCCGACAACCGCACCCCAGGCCGACACGCCATCGATAGCCAGCCTGAGCAAGGACGGATTCGCGGTGTTGTGCTTCCTGACCGGCCAACGCGGCGACAGCACAGGCGCAACTCTGGAGCAGGCGCTGCAATGGAAGGACTGGGAGCTGGCCAACCACCTGCGCACGGTGCCCTGGATGTTTCCACTGACCACGCCCAGCAGCCTCGATCCGGCCGCCCCGGTGCCCACGCGCCACGATGGCGCGGTGCTGGGCGCCCAGGCCCCGGTACGCGAAGGCATGTTGGCCGCGCTGGCGCTGATGCTGCGCTTCTACGGCTTCGAATGGCGTGATGGTGAGGTGAAGCCTACCGAAGATTGGCGCACCGGCTTCGCCACCTGGGCACCCACGCCCACGCACCACGACCTGCTGATCAGCCGCATGCTCGGTGGATTGCGCCTGCTGGGCCTGCGGGCCGAGGCCCGCCAGGTGCTCAAGGCCTTCGAGACCGCGGCCCTGCACTACCGTGGCCACGATGCGCATGCCCCCCTGCGGCACTGGCGCCTGGCGGTGTTCGGCGCATGA
- a CDS encoding LysR family transcriptional regulator — MAKSDSDVAVNEAARGFDWALVRSFLAVLDAGSLSGAAQQLGAQQPTLSRQLAALEAQLGAPLFERTGRGVAPTALALAIAQDARVMQQGAEQLQHRLSSQRARTSGIVRITTSQVAANYLLPPVLAALQAAEPGIEVELVASNQLSNLLRREADIAVRMVRPVQASLVARKLADIALTACAHEQYLARAGTPTRPDELLRHRLIGYDRDDTLVRGFAAMGMPIGRRQFVLRTDDQVAYGRLVAAGAGIGFVAAYNLPWLAGVVPVLPALKIPPLPCWLAVHREIRGNPLVRRAFDFLAEAIPRELAAAAGGHRRNR, encoded by the coding sequence ATGGCCAAGTCCGACTCCGATGTCGCCGTCAACGAAGCCGCACGTGGCTTCGACTGGGCGCTGGTGCGCAGCTTCCTGGCGGTGCTCGATGCGGGCAGCCTGAGCGGCGCGGCCCAGCAGCTGGGCGCGCAGCAGCCGACGCTGTCGCGGCAGCTGGCGGCGCTGGAAGCCCAGCTCGGCGCCCCGCTGTTCGAGCGCACCGGCCGCGGCGTCGCCCCCACCGCGCTGGCCCTCGCCATCGCGCAAGACGCCCGGGTGATGCAACAGGGCGCCGAGCAGCTGCAGCATCGCTTGTCGAGCCAGCGCGCCCGCACCAGCGGCATCGTGCGCATCACCACCAGCCAGGTGGCCGCGAACTACCTGCTGCCGCCGGTGCTGGCCGCGCTGCAGGCCGCCGAACCGGGCATCGAGGTGGAGCTCGTCGCCTCGAACCAGCTCAGCAACCTGCTGCGCCGCGAGGCCGACATCGCGGTGCGCATGGTGCGCCCGGTGCAGGCCTCGCTGGTGGCCCGCAAGCTGGCAGACATCGCCCTCACCGCCTGCGCGCACGAGCAGTACCTGGCGCGCGCCGGCACGCCGACGCGGCCCGACGAGCTGCTGCGCCATCGGCTGATCGGCTACGACCGCGACGACACGCTGGTGCGCGGCTTTGCGGCGATGGGCATGCCGATCGGCCGCCGGCAGTTCGTGCTGCGCACCGACGACCAGGTGGCCTACGGTCGGCTGGTCGCCGCCGGCGCCGGCATCGGTTTCGTCGCGGCCTACAACCTGCCCTGGCTGGCCGGCGTGGTGCCGGTGCTGCCCGCGCTCAAGATCCCGCCCCTGCCCTGCTGGCTGGCTGTGCACCGCGAGATCCGTGGCAACCCGCTGGTGCGCCGTGCCTTCGACTTCCTGGCCGAGGCCATTCCGCGCGAGCTGGCGGCCGCGGCGGGGGGCCATCGGCGCAACCGTTGA